In Microbacterium sp. ABRD28, the genomic stretch ATGGCCGGCATCTACAACCTGGCGGTCAAGGTCACCGGCGGCCTGCTGGTCGGCTTCACCTCCAACTGACCGATTCGAGAAAACCGGTCGCGTCCGGTAATCTCTTGGAGGTTGACGACGCGAGTCGCCGACACAATCGGGGCTATAGCTCAGGCGGTTAGAGCGCTTCACTGATAATGAAGAGGTCCCAGGTTCAAGTCCTGGTAGCCCCACCATCCCTGCCCCGGGGCCTTAGCTCAGTTGGTAGAGCGCCTGCTTTGCAAGCAGGATGTCAGGAGTTCGAATCTCCTAGGCTCCACAGCGAAGAAGGGCCGGCCCGGAGGGTCGGCCCTTCTGCTGGTTTAGGGTCGTGCGTATGGACCTGCGCGTCGCCGCGTACGCGGTCGTCGTCGACGCCGCGGACCGCCTCCTCCTCGCACACTGGAACGAGGGGCGCCGGGCCGCCTGGACGCTCCCCGGGGGCGGCCTCGAGCCTGGCGAGGATCCGGCATCGGCGGCCCGCCGCGAAGTCTTCGAGGAAACCGGCTTCGACGTCGAACTCGCCGAACTGCTCGGAATCAACTCCCGCGTCATTCCGGGCAACCGCCGCATCACTCCCGGTGCGACCGAGCCGCTTCACACCCTGCAGATCGTCTACCGTGCGCATGTCACCGGCGGACGACTGCGCCACGAGGTCGGCGGCAGTACCGACCGGGCCGGGTGGTTCTCGCTCAGTGAGGTGGCTCGGCTGCAGCACGTGCGGTTGGTCGACATCGCCCTCGGGATGGCGGGGTACACCGATCAGGAACCGGGCGTCGCCGCCGCGTCGGGTTAGTTTCCCTCTGCCGGCTGCGAGATGTCCGCCACCGTCGCGCCGTAGGCGGCGATCAGCGCATCGGCATCGACGAAGAGGCTGTAGCCGTGCGCGCCCGCGCCCATCGCGATCCGCTCGCCCACGATCCGCTCATCGGCGTAGATCGGCCAGTCGGTGGTGCTTCCGATGGGCACGATCGTCCCTCGCTCGTAACCGGTCGCGGCGAGAGCGGCATCCGGATCAGGAAGCTTCAGACGATTGACGCCGACGACCGCGCGGAGCTTCGGCCATGAGATCGCCCGATCGCCCGGGACGAGGGCGAACAGATACGAGTCATCCGCTCTTTTCACCACCAGCGTTTTGACGATGCCCGCGGGAGGTATTCCGAGAAGCTCGGCCGCCTCGGGAAGGCTCTTCGCCGCCGGACGCTCACGAAACTCGACGGAGAGGCCGCGCTGATCGGCGGCCTCTCTCACACGTTCTAACGCTGAGTTCAAGCGTCGGGGGCGCGCAGCGGGTCGTCGGCCACCCACAGCTCGTCGTCTGCCCGCAGGGTCTGCCAGGCGGCATAGAGCACGCCGGCAGCGGCGGCGACGCCGAGGATGATGGCGATGACGCCGCCCGCGCCCATGCCCTGCTTCTTGGGCTCGAGCACCGAGAACTTCTTCGACAGCGCCTTCGTGGCGTCCTTGCCGTACTTCTCGGCCTTCTTGGAGTACGTCTTCGAGTCGGGCAGCGCCAGACCCTTCCCCTTGGCCAGCCGTGCGCGGGTGTCATTGGCCGCATCCCACACCGACATCGCCGAACCGACCACGGCGCCCGTGGCGGGAATGACACGGTGGGTGAGCACATCACGCGAGACGTCGAGGCTCTTGGTGATGTACGGCTCGGCGTACTTGCCGTACGTGGCCTGCACCTGGGGGCCGAGGTCTTCGCGACCGTACTTGCCGAGCTGGCGGCCGGCTTCACGGGCGACGTTCGCGGCCTGGCCGACGAGCACCTGCTGCGACTCCCACAGATTGTTGGCTTCACGCTGAAGCTTGCGGAGTTCCTTCTTGCGCTTACGGCTGAGGCTCACGGGGCCCTCCCTCTGGACAGGCGTGATCGGACGTTTCGTCCATCTTGCCAGACTGCCCCCTGACCGCCAGGGCTTGCACGGGACTCTGAAAGAATGTACTCATGCCCATTCACACCGCTGTCGCCACGATCCACACCAACCACGGAGACATCGTGGTCAACCTCTTCGGCGACCAGGCCCCCCGCACGGTTCAGAACTTCGTCGGCCTCGCCGACGGCTCGGGCTCCTGGACCCACCCCGCCACCGGCAAGCCCGGCGAAGGCCCCCTCTACAACGGTGTCATCTTCCACCGCATCATCCCCGGCTTCATGATCCAGGGCGGCGACCCGCTCGGCCAGGGCACCGGCGGCCCGGGATACACCTTCAACGACGAGATCAGCCCCGAGCTCGACTTCAACGCCCCCTACAAGCTGGCGATGGCCAACGCCGGTCTCCGCCGCAACGGCCTCACCGGCAAGCCCGAGGGCACCAACGGCTCGCAGTTCTTCATCACCACCGACCCGACCCCGTGGCTGCAGGGCAAGCACACGATCTTCGGCGAGGTCGCCGACGACGCCTCGCGCGCCGTCGTCGACGCGATCGCGAAGGTTCCCACCGCAGCCGGCGACCGTCCGGTCGAGCCGGTCGTCATCGAGTCGATCGACGTCGTCACCGCCTGAGCGGCGGCGCCGCTGACACGGACGTGAGCTCCGACGACCTTCGTCGCAACAGCGACAACTTCTGCTACCGGCATCCCGACCGGCAGAGCTTCGTCCTGTGTCAGCGGTGCCTGCGCACCATCTGTCCCGAGTGCCAGACGCAGGCGCCCGTGGGGGTCATCTGCCCCGAGTGCCTCGCTGAGCAGCAGGCGTCGCGGACGACCGCGCAGAAGAAGGCGGAGCGCCGGTGGGCGCGCCGCCCCGCCGCGGTCGTCGTCGGCGAC encodes the following:
- a CDS encoding NUDIX domain-containing protein is translated as MDLRVAAYAVVVDAADRLLLAHWNEGRRAAWTLPGGGLEPGEDPASAARREVFEETGFDVELAELLGINSRVIPGNRRITPGATEPLHTLQIVYRAHVTGGRLRHEVGGSTDRAGWFSLSEVARLQHVRLVDIALGMAGYTDQEPGVAAASG
- a CDS encoding YbaK/EbsC family protein: MNSALERVREAADQRGLSVEFRERPAAKSLPEAAELLGIPPAGIVKTLVVKRADDSYLFALVPGDRAISWPKLRAVVGVNRLKLPDPDAALAATGYERGTIVPIGSTTDWPIYADERIVGERIAMGAGAHGYSLFVDADALIAAYGATVADISQPAEGN
- a CDS encoding DNA helicase, translating into MSLSRKRKKELRKLQREANNLWESQQVLVGQAANVAREAGRQLGKYGREDLGPQVQATYGKYAEPYITKSLDVSRDVLTHRVIPATGAVVGSAMSVWDAANDTRARLAKGKGLALPDSKTYSKKAEKYGKDATKALSKKFSVLEPKKQGMGAGGVIAIILGVAAAAGVLYAAWQTLRADDELWVADDPLRAPDA
- a CDS encoding peptidylprolyl isomerase, which translates into the protein MPIHTAVATIHTNHGDIVVNLFGDQAPRTVQNFVGLADGSGSWTHPATGKPGEGPLYNGVIFHRIIPGFMIQGGDPLGQGTGGPGYTFNDEISPELDFNAPYKLAMANAGLRRNGLTGKPEGTNGSQFFITTDPTPWLQGKHTIFGEVADDASRAVVDAIAKVPTAAGDRPVEPVVIESIDVVTA